Proteins found in one Candidatus Cloacimonadota bacterium genomic segment:
- the phnE gene encoding phosphonate ABC transporter, permease protein PhnE, which translates to MKRYNKIKSIFKAIILDLLFWVYIFGCLCFLAYRWFNFRIDNKFIGLGVFIFTILFFFIGNSLGRKAFFPSRRTIHKWFKSFWGWFIVTGLLVTFVVGWNLVEVDFIKFFMQFKNAGGIMSGIFDPNFDILTMSLTALAETIYLALLATVFAIPFAFVLSFFAARNLMPKTFIGNTVYVIVRTIATIFRSIEALVWAIIFSVWVGIGPFAGMLALMIHSIAALTKLYSEQIENIDTGPVEAIKATGASTLQTWIYAIIPQIISPYLAFTIYRWDINVRMATIVGFVGGGGIGLLLLQQQQLLRWHNVGILIWLIALVVWIMDMLSAKIRAKLTET; encoded by the coding sequence ATGAAAAGATATAATAAAATAAAATCTATATTTAAAGCAATTATACTTGATTTGCTGTTCTGGGTTTACATCTTTGGTTGTCTTTGCTTTCTTGCGTATAGATGGTTTAACTTTCGTATAGACAATAAGTTTATTGGTTTAGGTGTATTCATTTTTACAATTTTGTTCTTTTTCATTGGAAATTCTCTTGGCAGAAAAGCATTTTTCCCATCAAGACGAACTATTCATAAATGGTTCAAAAGTTTTTGGGGCTGGTTTATTGTTACCGGTTTGTTAGTAACCTTTGTTGTCGGATGGAACCTGGTTGAAGTTGACTTTATTAAATTCTTTATGCAGTTCAAAAATGCTGGCGGCATAATGTCAGGAATTTTTGACCCAAATTTTGATATTCTCACAATGAGTCTAACAGCACTTGCCGAAACGATTTATTTAGCCTTACTTGCTACAGTGTTTGCAATCCCTTTTGCTTTTGTATTAAGTTTTTTTGCTGCACGAAACCTGATGCCAAAGACATTTATTGGAAATACTGTTTATGTTATTGTTAGAACTATTGCGACAATATTTCGCTCTATTGAAGCTCTTGTATGGGCGATAATTTTCAGTGTATGGGTAGGCATTGGACCTTTTGCAGGAATGCTTGCTTTGATGATACATTCAATTGCTGCTCTTACAAAGTTGTATTCAGAACAGATTGAAAATATAGACACAGGTCCAGTAGAAGCAATCAAAGCAACTGGAGCCAGCACATTACAAACCTGGATATATGCAATTATTCCACAAATTATTTCTCCATATCTTGCATTTACAATCTACAGGTGGGATATTAATGTTCGGATGGCAACAATTGTTGGATTTGTCGGAGGCGGAGGAATAGGTCTACTTCTTCTACAACAGCAACAGCTTCTTCGCTGGCATAATGTAGGAATACTTATATGGCTTATTGCTTTAGTAGTCTGGATAATGGACATGCTAAGTGCAAAAATCAGAGCCAAGTTGACAGAAACATAA
- the phnC gene encoding phosphonate ABC transporter ATP-binding protein yields the protein MKNIVKIRDLHKIYSGGTHALKGINLTVKEGEFLIILGLSGSGKSTLLRCLNKLIESTSGDIIINNEDVVKAEGKNLRRIRRHIGMIFQQFNLIKNLSALTNVLTGRLGYVSLGHSITFSRHKDDVKFALENLKRVGLRDFSNKKIKNLSGGQQQRVAIARALMQNPRLILADEPVASLDPATADSVMKYLGELNKKDNMTVICSLHFLSLARKYGTRVVALKDGEIVFDGRPTDIDDKRFKEIYGEETEEVKIR from the coding sequence ATGAAAAACATCGTAAAAATAAGAGACCTACACAAAATTTATTCAGGTGGAACTCACGCTTTAAAAGGTATAAATCTAACTGTTAAAGAGGGTGAATTTTTAATCATTCTTGGATTATCTGGCTCTGGTAAATCAACACTTCTACGCTGTTTGAACAAATTAATTGAGTCAACTTCTGGAGACATTATCATTAACAATGAGGATGTTGTTAAAGCTGAGGGCAAAAACCTTAGACGAATTCGTAGACATATTGGAATGATTTTTCAGCAGTTTAATTTGATAAAAAATCTCAGTGCATTAACAAATGTTCTTACAGGCAGGCTTGGTTATGTTTCACTCGGTCATTCAATAACATTTAGCCGCCATAAAGATGATGTAAAATTTGCATTGGAAAATCTTAAGCGAGTTGGTCTAAGAGATTTTAGTAATAAAAAGATAAAAAATTTAAGTGGTGGACAGCAACAAAGAGTCGCAATAGCAAGGGCTTTAATGCAAAATCCTCGTCTTATCTTAGCTGATGAACCTGTCGCAAGTTTAGACCCAGCCACAGCTGACTCTGTTATGAAATATTTAGGCGAATTAAATAAAAAAGATAATATGACTGTGATTTGCTCTCTGCATTTTTTAAGTTTAGCAAGAAAATATGGTACAAGGGTTGTGGCTTTGAAAGATGGTGAAATTGTTTTTGACGGAAGACCAACTGATATTGACGATAAACGATTTAAAGAAATCTATGGGGAAGAAACTGAAGAAGTGAAAATCCGATGA
- a CDS encoding phosphate/phosphite/phosphonate ABC transporter substrate-binding protein, with translation MFKKYFGLFIILIIIFSGCAKQAPLGSKKNPIKMYFVPSMEAGKIVTSGTAVADFLTKETGYHFKVAVPTSYASVIEAMGTKETDIAWLATFAYVLANEKFDAEVALTVVRKGLEKYRGQFVALTDSDINTIEDINGKIIAYTDAASASGYIYPSAILKQKEVKPRRSFFAGGHPQAILAVYQGTADVGCTFWAPPGKDGMVRDARRAVMDTYPDVIKKTKIIGYTDWIPNDTVTFRKGFPPGMKEKIIQALLNFANTKEGHETLVRLLDIDNFVRANDSDYDVVREALKTLEVDASNLIK, from the coding sequence ATGTTCAAGAAATATTTTGGACTATTCATTATACTGATAATCATTTTTTCTGGATGTGCTAAGCAAGCTCCATTAGGTTCAAAAAAGAATCCTATAAAAATGTATTTCGTTCCTTCAATGGAAGCTGGAAAAATTGTAACGAGCGGGACAGCAGTGGCTGACTTTTTAACAAAAGAAACTGGTTATCACTTCAAAGTAGCAGTTCCCACAAGTTACGCTTCGGTTATAGAAGCAATGGGAACAAAAGAAACTGATATTGCCTGGCTGGCAACCTTTGCTTATGTTTTAGCAAATGAAAAGTTTGATGCAGAGGTAGCTCTTACAGTAGTTCGTAAAGGTCTTGAAAAATACCGCGGGCAATTTGTTGCACTAACTGATAGCGACATTAATACTATTGAGGATATTAATGGTAAAATAATTGCTTATACTGACGCTGCTTCAGCGTCAGGTTATATTTATCCTTCAGCGATTTTAAAACAAAAAGAGGTTAAGCCAAGAAGAAGTTTTTTTGCTGGTGGACATCCTCAAGCAATCTTAGCTGTATATCAAGGAACCGCTGATGTAGGTTGCACTTTTTGGGCTCCACCTGGTAAGGATGGTATGGTACGTGATGCTCGTAGAGCTGTCATGGATACATATCCTGATGTTATCAAAAAAACAAAAATAATTGGTTATACGGACTGGATCCCAAACGATACTGTTACTTTTAGAAAAGGTTTTCCTCCTGGGATGAAAGAAAAAATTATTCAAGCGCTTTTAAACTTTGCCAATACAAAAGAAGGACACGAAACATTAGTGAGACTTTTGGATATTGATAATTTTGTCCGAGCAAATGATTCTGATTATGATGTAGTAAGAGAAGCTCTGAAAACCCTTGAAGTTGATGCATCAAACCTTATTAAATGA
- a CDS encoding sodium/solute symporter (Members of the Solute:Sodium Symporter (SSS), TC 2.A.21 as described in tcdb.org, catalyze solute:Na+ symport. Known solutes for members of the family include sugars, amino acids, nucleosides, inositols, vitamins, urea or anions, depending on the system.) encodes MVKYLFFGFYALFLLGIGIYGMKRTKTFSDFFLGSRAIGPWLSAFTYGTAYFSAVIFVGFAGKIGWGFGYSALWVAIGNALIGTLFVWAVMGKRIRKASIEMNAYTMPEFLQVRYKSNFLKIFTAVAIFVFLVPYAASVFMGLSYLFEINFNIKFEYILILMAVLISLYMILGGFKSVVLVDVIQGTIMIVGVILLVYFSIKNGGGLPAITNKLNNINPKLSQVIGPPGFFPLLFIVIITSVAPLAMPQLVQKFYSIKDDRSIKSGTVICTIFAIVVAGSAYFFGSLTRVFLSPQTHPEIFADKIHFVDKLVPMLIRTVIPQGLNFVILLLVLSASMSTLAALVLVSSSSIVKDLYHGFVKPKASDKKLNLLMRIMCAVFILASVFITLLRPAVILTLLVISWGAIAAVFLSPFIYGLFWKKASKIAAEISSVLGLVITLTLFFILPRNQIPFIATLGMGVPMITFPLIVWVTRKEDNNSKCKEVL; translated from the coding sequence ATGGTAAAATATTTATTTTTTGGATTTTACGCTTTATTCCTATTAGGTATTGGAATATATGGGATGAAGCGGACAAAGACATTCAGTGATTTTTTCTTAGGGTCAAGAGCAATAGGACCGTGGCTTTCGGCATTTACTTATGGAACTGCATATTTTAGTGCTGTAATTTTTGTTGGCTTTGCAGGCAAAATTGGGTGGGGATTTGGATATTCCGCCTTATGGGTTGCAATTGGAAATGCGTTAATCGGAACTTTATTTGTTTGGGCTGTTATGGGGAAAAGAATCCGTAAGGCATCTATAGAAATGAATGCTTATACAATGCCCGAATTTTTACAAGTAAGGTATAAATCAAATTTTTTAAAGATTTTTACTGCTGTAGCAATTTTCGTCTTTCTTGTTCCTTATGCTGCGTCTGTATTTATGGGACTCAGTTATCTTTTTGAAATCAATTTTAATATTAAATTTGAGTATATTCTCATTCTTATGGCAGTATTAATCAGTCTATATATGATTTTAGGTGGTTTTAAATCAGTAGTTTTGGTTGATGTAATTCAAGGCACAATAATGATTGTTGGTGTAATTCTTCTTGTTTATTTTTCAATAAAAAACGGTGGAGGTTTACCAGCAATAACAAATAAACTAAACAACATAAATCCAAAACTTTCTCAAGTGATTGGACCTCCTGGATTTTTCCCGCTTTTATTTATAGTAATTATTACAAGTGTTGCTCCACTTGCAATGCCACAATTGGTTCAAAAATTCTATTCAATAAAAGATGATAGGTCAATAAAAAGTGGGACAGTAATTTGTACGATTTTCGCAATCGTAGTTGCCGGTTCAGCATATTTTTTCGGCTCTTTGACAAGAGTGTTTCTCTCTCCTCAAACTCATCCAGAAATCTTTGCTGACAAAATACATTTTGTTGATAAATTAGTTCCAATGTTAATAAGAACAGTTATTCCACAAGGATTGAACTTTGTAATACTTTTATTAGTGCTTTCTGCATCAATGTCTACATTAGCAGCATTAGTTCTTGTATCAAGTTCATCTATTGTGAAGGATTTATATCATGGATTTGTTAAACCCAAAGCATCAGATAAAAAACTGAACTTATTGATGAGAATTATGTGTGCAGTTTTTATATTAGCTTCTGTATTCATCACTCTTTTAAGACCAGCAGTAATATTAACATTATTAGTAATTTCATGGGGTGCAATTGCAGCTGTTTTCTTGTCTCCTTTTATATATGGTTTATTCTGGAAAAAGGCAAGTAAAATCGCTGCTGAAATATCATCTGTTTTGGGGCTTGTCATAACACTGACATTATTTTTTATTTTGCCAAGAAATCAAATCCCATTTATTGCGACATTAGGTATGGGTGTACCAATGATTACATTTCCATTAATCGTTTGGGTTACAAGAAAAGAAGATAACAATTCTAAATGTAAAGAGGTTCTATGA
- a CDS encoding choice-of-anchor Q domain-containing protein, translated as YQTIIDGNHNGSVVTFESGEDTTAVLCGFTIQNGSGIYYHTVILGGGIFIKNSESKINSCIIKNNQADIGGGIAIDNGQAILENANICDNHAYISGGGINLFESFIKFSSNHHCNMYNNYAGRGCDINIFETPDIDVIVDTFTVLEPNSHFAYNRGPGNLTFNILHSKITPVNQDLYVSPDGNNNNSGLTPYEALKTIAYALNLIVSDSLNSNTIHVTSGIYSPSLTGEKFALNCKEYISIIGENEETTIFDGEELSNFIVACNDDNLLIENMTLQNGSSRFGGAMYIKTNSNPIIKNIIIKNYFAYMGSCIFCSDNSNPIFENVTVRGNPSVLLNDSPISIHDNSNPVFINCIIEDNNINPEESGFGAISCVAQSNPILINTKIVNNSDFETSGIGVYNGFYDEGPILINCTICDNSNCSKGVINQTWRTNVTLINCILRNPAEDEIWFYYQGDPNTVTISYTNIEDSINAINTNNNGTINWLEGNIDSIPQFVGGDPFSYELLPGSPCIDAGNPDTTGLNLPELDLAGQPRIYNGIIDIGAYEWQGQGIDEPDTSFINKLYLFQNKPNPFSSFTTITFISSDYERIKDYKLSIYNAKGQLIKTYDGKRDNFWVKTDIVWDGTDEKGNKVSPGVYFYKLIYGDNSVTKKMILMR; from the coding sequence TCAGAATCAAAAATAAACAGCTGTATTATTAAAAATAACCAAGCAGATATTGGCGGTGGAATTGCTATAGACAATGGTCAAGCCATTTTAGAAAATGCAAACATATGTGATAACCATGCTTATATTTCTGGGGGTGGCATAAATCTATTTGAATCATTCATAAAATTTAGTAGTAATCATCATTGCAATATGTATAATAATTATGCTGGACGGGGATGTGATATAAACATATTTGAAACGCCAGATATTGATGTTATTGTAGATACTTTTACTGTACTTGAGCCGAATTCACATTTCGCTTATAATCGTGGACCAGGCAATCTTACCTTCAATATCTTACACAGTAAAATTACTCCAGTCAATCAGGATTTATATGTGAGTCCTGATGGAAATAATAATAATAGCGGATTAACTCCATACGAAGCACTTAAAACTATAGCTTATGCTTTAAACCTTATTGTTTCAGATAGTCTTAATTCAAATACTATACATGTAACAAGTGGCATCTATTCACCTTCTTTGACAGGAGAAAAATTTGCCCTAAACTGTAAAGAATATATTTCAATAATTGGTGAAAATGAAGAAACCACTATTTTTGATGGAGAAGAACTAAGTAATTTTATTGTTGCCTGTAATGATGATAACCTTTTAATAGAAAATATGACTTTACAAAATGGAAGTTCACGATTTGGTGGAGCAATGTATATCAAAACTAATTCAAACCCAATAATAAAAAATATAATCATTAAAAATTACTTTGCCTATATGGGCTCATGTATTTTTTGTTCGGATAATTCCAATCCTATATTTGAAAATGTAACTGTAAGAGGAAATCCTTCAGTGCTTTTGAATGACTCACCTATTTCAATACATGACAATAGTAATCCTGTGTTTATAAATTGTATTATAGAAGATAATAATATTAATCCTGAAGAGAGTGGATTCGGAGCAATCAGCTGTGTGGCACAATCCAATCCTATATTGATTAACACAAAAATTGTTAATAATAGTGATTTTGAAACCAGTGGGATTGGTGTATATAACGGATTTTATGATGAAGGACCAATCTTAATAAATTGCACAATATGTGACAATTCAAATTGTTCAAAAGGGGTAATAAATCAAACATGGCGCACAAATGTAACTCTAATCAATTGTATTTTGCGGAATCCTGCGGAAGATGAAATTTGGTTTTACTATCAGGGTGACCCTAATACCGTCACCATTTCATACACAAATATTGAAGATAGTATAAATGCAATAAATACTAACAACAATGGCACAATTAACTGGCTTGAAGGCAACATAGATTCTATTCCACAATTTGTTGGAGGAGACCCATTCAGTTATGAGTTATTACCAGGTTCTCCCTGCATAGATGCTGGCAATCCAGATACTACTGGATTAAACTTACCAGAATTGGACCTAGCTGGACAACCAAGAATATACAATGGAATAATAGATATAGGAGCTTATGAATGGCAAGGACAGGGAATAGATGAGCCAGATACATCATTTATAAATAAATTATATCTTTTCCAGAATAAGCCTAATCCATTCAGTTCATTTACCACAATAACATTTATCTCCTCAGATTATGAAAGAATAAAAGATTACAAATTATCAATCTACAATGCAAAAGGGCAACTTATAAAAACTTATGATGGCAAGAGAGATAATTTCTGGGTAAAGACAGATATAGTGTGGGATGGGACTGATGAGAAGGGGAATAAAGTAAGTCCAGGAGTGTATTTTTATAAGCTCATTTATGGAGATAACTCTGTGACGAAGAAGATGATATTGATGCGATAG